In a single window of the Mauremys reevesii isolate NIE-2019 linkage group 3, ASM1616193v1, whole genome shotgun sequence genome:
- the HCRTR2 gene encoding orexin receptor type 2 isoform X3, protein MQDCSRIYIFEFCIAVWKNHHMRTVTNYFIVNLSLADVLVTITCLPATLVVDITETWFFGQTLCKVIPYLQTVSVSVSVLTLSCIALDRWYAICHPLMFKSTAKRARNSIIIIWIVSCIIMIPQAIVMECSSMFPGLANKTILFTVCDEQWGGEVYPKMYHTCFFLVTYVAPLCLMVLAYLQIFRKLWCRQIPGTSSVVQRKWKPLPSLAQPRGLGQSTKSRIGGVAAEIKQIRARRKTARMLMVVLLVFALCYLPISILNVLKRVWGMFNYADDRETVYAWFTFSHWLVYANSAVNPIIYNFLSGKFREEFKAAFSCCWLDIHHHQDERLTRGRASTESRKSLTTQISNFDNVSKLSEHVVLTNMSTLPAHGVTSKLSPLKSVELHLHTPGMNMTSSLDEAERVSVEDSGTTENTEWAKFIPGVTKLTLLELHQG, encoded by the exons TTTGTATTGCAGTGTGGAAGAACCATCACATGCGGACAGTTACCAACTACTTCATAGTAAACCTCTCCCTGGCTGATGTTCTTGTCACAATCACTTGTCTTCCAGCCACATTAGTAGTGgatatcacagaaacttggtttTTTGGGCAGACCCTCTGCAAGGTGATCCCCTATTTACAG ACTGTGTCAGTCTCTGTGTCTGTACTAACACTTAGCTGCATCGCTTTGGATCGCTGGTATGCAATTTGTCACCCTTTGATGTTTAAAAGCACAGCCAAGAGGGCAAGGAATAGCATTATCATTATCTGGATTGTGTCCTGCATTATAATGATTCCTCAGGCTATTGTTATGGAGTGCAGCAGTATGTTCCCAGGATTAGCTAACAAAACTATCTTATTCACAGTTTGTGATGAGCAGTGGGGAG GTGAGGTCTACCCCAAAATGTATCACACGTGTTTTTTTCTGGTGACATACGTGGCACCACTGTGTCTTATGGTGTTGGCCTATTTACAAATATTTCGAAAACTATGGTGCCGCCAG ATCCCGGGAACTTCCTCAGTAGTTCAAAGAAAATGGAAGCCTCTGCCCTCTTTAGCACAGCCCCGGGGGCTGGGACAGTCTACCAAGTCAAGGATTGGTGGGGTAGCAGCTGAAATAAAACAGATTCGAGCCAGGAGGAAAACAGCGCGTATGCTAATGGTGGTTCTCTTGGTTTTTGCACTTTGCTATCTACCAATTAGTATCCTCAATGTCTTAAAAAG GGTTTGGGGGATGTTTAACTATGCTGATGACAGAGAGACTGTGTATGCCTGGTTTACATTCTCGCACTGGCTTGTGTATGCCAACAGTGCAGTGAACCCTATCATTTATAACTTTCTCAGTG GAAAATTTAGAGAAGAAtttaaagcagcattttcttGCTGCTGGCTTGACATTCACCATCACCAGGATGAACGACTCACCAGGGGCCGTGCAAGCACTGAAAGTCGGAAATCCTTGACCACCCAGATCAGCAATTTTGATAATGTTTCAAAACTTTCAGAACATGTTGTGCTGACCAACATGAGCACACTCCCAGCACATG GTGTGACATCCAAACtcagcccattgaagtcagtggaactgcaCCTGCATACGCCAGGGATGAACATGACTTCAAGTTTAGATGAAGCAGAAAGAGTTTCTGTGGAAGACAGTGGCACAACAGAGAATACagagtgggccaaattcatccctggtgtaaccaAACTGACCTTACtggagttacatcagggatga
- the HCRTR2 gene encoding orexin receptor type 2 isoform X2 yields MVGDSTQHFLKTLVCIAVWKNHHMRTVTNYFIVNLSLADVLVTITCLPATLVVDITETWFFGQTLCKVIPYLQTVSVSVSVLTLSCIALDRWYAICHPLMFKSTAKRARNSIIIIWIVSCIIMIPQAIVMECSSMFPGLANKTILFTVCDEQWGGEVYPKMYHTCFFLVTYVAPLCLMVLAYLQIFRKLWCRQIPGTSSVVQRKWKPLPSLAQPRGLGQSTKSRIGGVAAEIKQIRARRKTARMLMVVLLVFALCYLPISILNVLKRVWGMFNYADDRETVYAWFTFSHWLVYANSAVNPIIYNFLSGKFREEFKAAFSCCWLDIHHHQDERLTRGRASTESRKSLTTQISNFDNVSKLSEHVVLTNMSTLPAHGVTSKLSPLKSVELHLHTPGMNMTSSLDEAERVSVEDSGTTENTEWAKFIPGVTKLTLLELHQG; encoded by the exons TTTGTATTGCAGTGTGGAAGAACCATCACATGCGGACAGTTACCAACTACTTCATAGTAAACCTCTCCCTGGCTGATGTTCTTGTCACAATCACTTGTCTTCCAGCCACATTAGTAGTGgatatcacagaaacttggtttTTTGGGCAGACCCTCTGCAAGGTGATCCCCTATTTACAG ACTGTGTCAGTCTCTGTGTCTGTACTAACACTTAGCTGCATCGCTTTGGATCGCTGGTATGCAATTTGTCACCCTTTGATGTTTAAAAGCACAGCCAAGAGGGCAAGGAATAGCATTATCATTATCTGGATTGTGTCCTGCATTATAATGATTCCTCAGGCTATTGTTATGGAGTGCAGCAGTATGTTCCCAGGATTAGCTAACAAAACTATCTTATTCACAGTTTGTGATGAGCAGTGGGGAG GTGAGGTCTACCCCAAAATGTATCACACGTGTTTTTTTCTGGTGACATACGTGGCACCACTGTGTCTTATGGTGTTGGCCTATTTACAAATATTTCGAAAACTATGGTGCCGCCAG ATCCCGGGAACTTCCTCAGTAGTTCAAAGAAAATGGAAGCCTCTGCCCTCTTTAGCACAGCCCCGGGGGCTGGGACAGTCTACCAAGTCAAGGATTGGTGGGGTAGCAGCTGAAATAAAACAGATTCGAGCCAGGAGGAAAACAGCGCGTATGCTAATGGTGGTTCTCTTGGTTTTTGCACTTTGCTATCTACCAATTAGTATCCTCAATGTCTTAAAAAG GGTTTGGGGGATGTTTAACTATGCTGATGACAGAGAGACTGTGTATGCCTGGTTTACATTCTCGCACTGGCTTGTGTATGCCAACAGTGCAGTGAACCCTATCATTTATAACTTTCTCAGTG GAAAATTTAGAGAAGAAtttaaagcagcattttcttGCTGCTGGCTTGACATTCACCATCACCAGGATGAACGACTCACCAGGGGCCGTGCAAGCACTGAAAGTCGGAAATCCTTGACCACCCAGATCAGCAATTTTGATAATGTTTCAAAACTTTCAGAACATGTTGTGCTGACCAACATGAGCACACTCCCAGCACATG GTGTGACATCCAAACtcagcccattgaagtcagtggaactgcaCCTGCATACGCCAGGGATGAACATGACTTCAAGTTTAGATGAAGCAGAAAGAGTTTCTGTGGAAGACAGTGGCACAACAGAGAATACagagtgggccaaattcatccctggtgtaaccaAACTGACCTTACtggagttacatcagggatga
- the HCRTR2 gene encoding orexin receptor type 2 isoform X4, whose amino-acid sequence MRTVTNYFIVNLSLADVLVTITCLPATLVVDITETWFFGQTLCKVIPYLQTVSVSVSVLTLSCIALDRWYAICHPLMFKSTAKRARNSIIIIWIVSCIIMIPQAIVMECSSMFPGLANKTILFTVCDEQWGGEVYPKMYHTCFFLVTYVAPLCLMVLAYLQIFRKLWCRQIPGTSSVVQRKWKPLPSLAQPRGLGQSTKSRIGGVAAEIKQIRARRKTARMLMVVLLVFALCYLPISILNVLKRVWGMFNYADDRETVYAWFTFSHWLVYANSAVNPIIYNFLSGKFREEFKAAFSCCWLDIHHHQDERLTRGRASTESRKSLTTQISNFDNVSKLSEHVVLTNMSTLPAHGVTSKLSPLKSVELHLHTPGMNMTSSLDEAERVSVEDSGTTENTEWAKFIPGVTKLTLLELHQG is encoded by the exons ATGCGGACAGTTACCAACTACTTCATAGTAAACCTCTCCCTGGCTGATGTTCTTGTCACAATCACTTGTCTTCCAGCCACATTAGTAGTGgatatcacagaaacttggtttTTTGGGCAGACCCTCTGCAAGGTGATCCCCTATTTACAG ACTGTGTCAGTCTCTGTGTCTGTACTAACACTTAGCTGCATCGCTTTGGATCGCTGGTATGCAATTTGTCACCCTTTGATGTTTAAAAGCACAGCCAAGAGGGCAAGGAATAGCATTATCATTATCTGGATTGTGTCCTGCATTATAATGATTCCTCAGGCTATTGTTATGGAGTGCAGCAGTATGTTCCCAGGATTAGCTAACAAAACTATCTTATTCACAGTTTGTGATGAGCAGTGGGGAG GTGAGGTCTACCCCAAAATGTATCACACGTGTTTTTTTCTGGTGACATACGTGGCACCACTGTGTCTTATGGTGTTGGCCTATTTACAAATATTTCGAAAACTATGGTGCCGCCAG ATCCCGGGAACTTCCTCAGTAGTTCAAAGAAAATGGAAGCCTCTGCCCTCTTTAGCACAGCCCCGGGGGCTGGGACAGTCTACCAAGTCAAGGATTGGTGGGGTAGCAGCTGAAATAAAACAGATTCGAGCCAGGAGGAAAACAGCGCGTATGCTAATGGTGGTTCTCTTGGTTTTTGCACTTTGCTATCTACCAATTAGTATCCTCAATGTCTTAAAAAG GGTTTGGGGGATGTTTAACTATGCTGATGACAGAGAGACTGTGTATGCCTGGTTTACATTCTCGCACTGGCTTGTGTATGCCAACAGTGCAGTGAACCCTATCATTTATAACTTTCTCAGTG GAAAATTTAGAGAAGAAtttaaagcagcattttcttGCTGCTGGCTTGACATTCACCATCACCAGGATGAACGACTCACCAGGGGCCGTGCAAGCACTGAAAGTCGGAAATCCTTGACCACCCAGATCAGCAATTTTGATAATGTTTCAAAACTTTCAGAACATGTTGTGCTGACCAACATGAGCACACTCCCAGCACATG GTGTGACATCCAAACtcagcccattgaagtcagtggaactgcaCCTGCATACGCCAGGGATGAACATGACTTCAAGTTTAGATGAAGCAGAAAGAGTTTCTGTGGAAGACAGTGGCACAACAGAGAATACagagtgggccaaattcatccctggtgtaaccaAACTGACCTTACtggagttacatcagggatga